The Streptomyces sp. HUAS MG91 sequence CGGTCCGGGGCGGCGCGCAGCACGTCGAGCACCGCGGGATGCGGCGCGTCGAAGACCGCCGGATAGTCCTCCTCGCCCGATCGCGGATCGGGCACCCAGGCCAGCAGCTCCCCCTCCAGCGAGAATTGGGCGTCGACGCCCGGCTTGTTCCCGCGGCAGTCCTGCCGGTGCCACGCGCCGTGGAACCGTACGGCGATGAGCCCGTGCACGCACCAGCCCGTTCCGGCGTCGTGCGTCAGCCGCTGGTAGCAGAGCCCCGCGGGGATGTCCTCCGCACGCAGCAGGGCCGTCAGGGCGTGCGCCTTGGCGTGGCAGATGCCGGTGCCCTTCTCCAGGACGTCGGAGGCCCGCCAGGTGACGCGCGGGTCACCGCTGTCGGCGGAGTGCGGGATCGCGTCACGTACGTACTCGTAGGCGGCGCGCGCGTATGCATATGAGTCGACGGATTCTTTCGCGAGTCGCGCGGCCGTCTCCCGGACCAGCGGGTGATGGTGATCGATGACGTCGTCCGCCGCCAAATAGGCGGAGAGATCAGGGTTCTGCTGGATCAGCTGCATGGCACGCGAGCATAGGTATGCGGTCGACCGTCAGTCAATGACTTTACGGTCGACCGCATATCTATGCAGCACTTCGGTGTCCGGAGCGGTTAGCGCGCCATCTCCTCCTTGAGGGCCGCGACGAACCCGTCGACGTCCTCCTCGCGGGTGTCGAAGGCGCACATCCAGCGGACGTCACCGGCCGCCTCGTCCCAGAAGTAGAAGCGGTAGTGCTTCATCAGGCGCTCGGCGACCTCGTGCGGGAGGCGGGCGAAGACGCCGTTGGCCTGCACCGGGTGGAGGATCTCCACGCCGTCCACGGCGCGTACGCCCTCGGCGAGGCGCTGGGCCATCTCGTTGGCGTGCCGGGCGTTGCGCAGCCACAGGTCCTTGGCGAACAGCGCCTCCAGCTGCACCGACACGAAGCGCATCTTGGACGCGAGCTGCATGGACAGCTTGCGCAGGTGCTTCATGTGGCGCACGGCGTCCTGGTTGAGGACGACGACGGCCTCGCCGAAGATCGCGCCGTTCTTGGTGCCGCCGAGGGAGAGAATGTCGACGCCGACCGCGTTCGTGAACGTCCGCATCGGGACGTCCAGGGACGCGGCCGCGTTGGCTATCCGCGAGCCGTCGAGGTGCACCGTCATGCCGTGCTGGTGGGCGTGGTCGCAGATCGCGCGGATCTCGTCGGGCGTGTACAGCGTGCCCAGTTCGGTGGACTGCGTGATCGAGACGACCTGCGGCATCGCGCGGTGCTCGTCGTCCCAGCCGTACGCCTGCCGGTCGATGAGCTCGGGCGTGAGCTTGCCGTCCGGGGTCGGGACGGTGAGCAGTTTCAGGCCGCCCATGCGCTCGGGGGCGCCGCCCTCGTCGACGTTGATGTGCGCGGACTCGGCGCAGATCACCGCGCCCCAGCGGTCAGTGACCGCCTGGAGCGCGACGACGTTGGCCCCCGTGCCGTTGAAGACCGGGAAGGCCTCGGCGGTCGGGCCGAAGTGGCTGCGGATGATCTGCTGGAGATGGGCCGTGTAGTCGTCCTCGCCGTACGCGACCTGGTGCCCGCCGTTGGCGAGGGCGAGGGCCGCCAGCACCTCGGGGTGGGTTCCCGCGTAGTTGTCGCTGGCGAAGCCCCTGGTGGTGGGGTCGTGATGCCGGCGGGCGTCGGTCTT is a genomic window containing:
- a CDS encoding transglutaminase family protein produces the protein MQLIQQNPDLSAYLAADDVIDHHHPLVRETAARLAKESVDSYAYARAAYEYVRDAIPHSADSGDPRVTWRASDVLEKGTGICHAKAHALTALLRAEDIPAGLCYQRLTHDAGTGWCVHGLIAVRFHGAWHRQDCRGNKPGVDAQFSLEGELLAWVPDPRSGEEDYPAVFDAPHPAVLDVLRAAPDRPYLWENLPDSLTL
- a CDS encoding low specificity L-threonine aldolase; protein product: MNPPKTDARRHHDPTTRGFASDNYAGTHPEVLAALALANGGHQVAYGEDDYTAHLQQIIRSHFGPTAEAFPVFNGTGANVVALQAVTDRWGAVICAESAHINVDEGGAPERMGGLKLLTVPTPDGKLTPELIDRQAYGWDDEHRAMPQVVSITQSTELGTLYTPDEIRAICDHAHQHGMTVHLDGSRIANAAASLDVPMRTFTNAVGVDILSLGGTKNGAIFGEAVVVLNQDAVRHMKHLRKLSMQLASKMRFVSVQLEALFAKDLWLRNARHANEMAQRLAEGVRAVDGVEILHPVQANGVFARLPHEVAERLMKHYRFYFWDEAAGDVRWMCAFDTREEDVDGFVAALKEEMAR